ACATTAAAAAAATAAACTATTATGGGTTTTGTTTGGGCCTTGCCGTGTTATCATGCCCGCTGTGAGGTTTTCTTTCATTCATTTTATCTCTCATCATACCCTCTGACTGGAACAGTTTTAATACTTTCTGGCAGGGAATTACCTGCTGCATTTTATCAGCATACCTCTTTCTATTATCTAACAGCTTTTGCCCTACTTCAAAGCTCTGCTGGAGCTTTGCCTTGGCTTCATCATCCGATAAAGTTTCAGGATTAAAATGAGGATCAAACTGACCTTTTATCTGTTTCTGATTTTCAAGATATTCATTATATAGCTGTGTAAATTCTGTTTTATCATTGGCATCAATTTCAAGACTTTCCAACACCATATTATTTCTGAATTTCTTGAGAAGCTCTTTTCTTTCTTCCGGAGAAAGATTGTTGATTACCTCTTTTCTTTGTTTAGGGTCCATCTTTTTCCAGTCATAATCTGTAGTCTGGGCATTTTGTGCATTCAGACCAAAACCATAAATAATAAAAAACGTAAATAATATCTTTTTCATCTTTCTTAATTATATAAATCTAAATAAACGTCCTGGGTAGAATTGCTTGCCAGTTCTGATATTTCAGAGTTAGAAAAGGAATCCAGATATTCATTCATTTTAGTATCTTCTTTTTTAGAGGTTGCTTTCACAGGCTTTCGTTCCGTTACATTTTCATTTCCTTTCTCTGGAGTATATGAAACCGGTTTAGTCGACTGATTTGCAACTGTTTGATTATTATTTTCAACAGAAGTTAAATCTGCTTCCAGCGTTTCATAAGCACGTTCACTTTCTGTTTTAGGCTTCTGCATATTGGAAGCATATGACTGAGGATTCAACATGTCTTTTGCCGGATCGTTGTCAGAATTAAAAACATACGTTGCCCCGAATATCAAAACCAGTGATGCCGCTGCGGCATACATCCAGTTAAGCTTGAAAACAGGTACTTTTTTCTCTGTTTTCACTTCGTTCATTACGTTGTCCTGGATGTTTTGAAACAAATCATCCGGAACTTTGTAAATATTCTTTCGTTCTAGTTTTTCTATGTCGAACTCTTTCATCTTGGGTGGGTCAAAAATTATTTTTCGTAATTTTCTTTAATAAATTCTTCTATTTTCTGTTTGGCATAATGATAATTCGTCTTTAAAGTCCCTACAGACATATCTACAATTTTAGATATCTCTTCATAAGGCAGATCATCATAATACCGCATCATAAATACCAGTTTCTGCTTTTCAGGCAGGCTTTGTATAGCGTTTTGGAGCAGCAGCTGTATTTCTTCAGCATCTCCTGCTGTATTGTCTGCTACCAGATTCTGCATATAATACTCCGGATCTTCATCCGTCTTCTGCATTTTCTTCATCTTGTTGACCTGCTGTAATGCCTCGTTGGTGGCAATCCTGTAAAGCCAGGTATACAGCTGGCTGTCATTTTTGAACTGGTGAAAATTCTGATAAGCTTTAATAAATGTCTCCTGCAGCGTATCCTGGGCAAGATCTCCATCTACAATAATTCTTCTGATATGCCAGTACAACCTGCTCTGATAAGCATCCATCAAGGCACGTACCCCTTTTTCCTGGGTCCGTGGATTCTGCATCAACGAAATAATTTCCGCGTCCTTAATCTTCATAAGATGCTTTCACTGTTTTGGATTACAAAAATAACCGAAAGTTAAATTACTTATTCAATTTTCAGTCCAAATATTTAAAATAATATCAGATGTTTATGCTGTGAGCCTTAAGCAGTAGGGAATAGGGGGCTGCTTATAAACTTCAGGCTTCTTTCTTCCATCTTCCTTTAAAATCTTATCTTTGTTAGATGCAAATTGTAATCATAGGTTCCGGAAATGTGGCCTACCATATGGCAAAAGCTTTCAGTCTTAAAAAAATTCCATTGCTGCAGATTTTTGGCAGAAATGGAGAAGAACTGAAGAAAATCTCTCAAGAACTGGATGTCCCATATTCTACGGAACATCTGGAGGATGCGGATCTGTACATCATCTGTGTAAGTGATGCTTCTGTGGAAAATGTATCTAAGGTTATCACCAAAAAGGACGCACTGGTTGCCCACACTTCAGGATCTCTTCCCAAAGAAATTCTATCGGGGGAATACAGAAAATCAAGCTTTTATCCTTTGCAGACTTTTTCAAAATCGAAAGAGCTTGATTACGAAAAGATCCCATTTTTCATAGAAACTGAAAATGAAAGGGATAAGGAGATTCTTTTTGATCTTGCTTCCAAAATTTCACAAAATGTAATGGAAAGCAACCACGAAAAGAGAAAATATATTCATCTTACAGCTGTTTTTGCCTGCAATTTCGTTAATCATCTTTTTGCAAGAGCCAAAGAGATTTCTGATTCGCAGGAAATTCCTTTTAGTTATTTTCTGCCTCTTATTGATGAAACAGTGAAGAAAATTCATGAAATTGAACCTAAGGATGCCCAAACAGGACCGGCAGTAAGAAATGATGTAAGAGTGCTGGAATTACATGAGCAGTTATTAAAAGACGAAAGTCTTGAAATTTATAAGACAATGAATCATTCTATTCAGAAAATGTATGAGTTATAAAGAGAAATTAAAAGATATTAAAGCGTTTGTGTTTGATGTAGACGGAGTATTTACGGATGGAAGTGTGTATCTGATGCCCGGAGGAAATATGTGCAGGGTAATGAATGTCCTGGACGGATACGCTGTTGTTAAAGCATTAAAAAACAATTATTTAATAGGTGTCATTACGGGCGGAAATGATGATATGGTGAAACACAGAATCAATTATCTCGGAATAGATGATTATTATCCAAAATCCCACAATAAGATGGCTGATTTTGAAGATTTTAAAAAGAAATATAATCTTAAAAATGAAGAGATCCTTACGATGGGTGATGATCTTCCGGATATCCATATTATGGAAAACTCTGCAATTGCTGCGTGCCCCGAAAATGCCGTTCCTGAAGTGAAAGGCATATCGAATTACATTTCTACCAAAAAAGGCGGAAGCGGTGCGGTACGTGACGTCATAGAGCAGGTAATGAAGGTTCAGGGGAACTGGCATGATGATAATACCCAATCTGTATAAACTCTTTTTATGAAATTACTTTTAGCATCCCAGTCACCGAGGAGAAAAGAACTGCTTACTAACTTAGGCTTTGATTTTGAAGTGGTGAAAATAGACTGTGAAGAAATTCTTCCTGAGCATATCAAAATAGGAGAAGCCGCAGCCTATCTTTCTGAACTAAAGGCAAGGGCATTCAGAGAATTAACTGCTGATGAAGTTTTATTGACTGCTGATACTGTCGTGGCAGCAGATGGACAAATCCTTGGAAAGCCAAAAGATGAGAAGGATGCCAGACAGATGCTCCGAATGCTTTCCGGGAAAACGCATCAGGTGTACACCGGAATCAGTATAAAAACCACTGATAAAACCATTACAGAAACCGATGTGGCAGATGTAGAATTTGATGAAATTACCGATGATGAAATAGATTATTATGTTCAGAATTATAAACCTTTTGATAAAGCAGGAAGCTATGGCATTCAGGAATGGCTGGGTATGGCAAAGATCAGAAAGCTGAGCGGAAGCTTTTATACAATCATGGGGCTTCCTACCCATTTGGTTTACAAAATTTTGAAGGAAATATAAATCTTATTCATTACAAAATTTTGTTATTTTTACAAAATCATCAACTGCTGATAATAAAAAGCAGATAAGAGAGTTATATTGAATAATGAAAAAGAATATTTTATTTCTTCTAATCATGTGTCTCGTTGCTTCCTGTGCTACTAAGATCAAAAAGCCGGAACAGCGTTCAAAATTCATGAAAGGATTCAACACCTACTATAATACCCTTTTTAATGCTAAAGACGCGTTAAACAGTGAGTTCACGAGTAGAGATAAGGGACATAAAGACAATTTTTATGCACCTTACATTCCTATTCTTACTTTTGAAGACCAGCCTCTGGGAAGTGATCTGGGGCAATCTGCTGCTTTCGCCGAAAATTCTATGAAAATGGCTGAAGTAAACGCTCCATCTTCAGGAAGGGGAATGCCCGGAATGCCACCAGGTAAGCCTGCTAATGGAAATTCTCCCGAAAATCCAGATGACCTACAGAACAAGGGGGCAACTACTTTAGAAATTGCTGAAGCAAAAGCTCAAAAAGCAATCACCAAATATTCCGTTATCAGAAGCGGCGAAGAAAAAAATAAGAAAATTTTCGATGCTTACATGATCCTTGTACAGTCGAGAATCTACCAAAATAAAGCGGTACAGGCTCTTGATGCACTGAATTATGTTTTCACTCACATGAAGGATGATAAAAGACTTCCTTTGGCAAGAATTTACCAGGGCGTTGCTTATGCGAAGATTGAAGATTATCATAAAGCCCATGAAACTTTTGCCAAGCTGAAAGGGGAGGATATTAATAAAAGCTATGCAAAACTATTGAGCATTTATTATGCTGAATCTCTTCTGGATGCAGGAAAAAAAGAGGAAGCAGCTACTGAACTTGACCGGGCTTTTGAACTGAATTCTGACCGTAAACTAAAGAGCAGAATTGCTTATCTAAGAGGTCAGGTTTCTGAAAACCTGGGCCAAAATGACAAAGCCCGTGAAAGCTTTACACAGGCTTATAAATATGCCAACGATTTTGAATTTGAAGTAAAATCCCAAATTGCTATTGCCAAGACTTTCAATGGGAAAGGAGATTATAACGGGGCGAAAAATTATCTTGAAGGGATCAGTAAAAAAGGAACTTACGGCTCCAGAAAGAATGAATTTTATTATGCTTTAGGTTTAATGGCCAATAAGGCAGGCAAGCAGGATGAAGCTCAGCAGTTTTTCAGGAAATCATTATTTGAGAAAGTTTCTGATCCCCAGGTGAGAGGCCTTACTTATTACGAAATAGGGAAGAGCTATCTTGAAAAAAACGACTACATCGGCGCCGGAACTTATTATGATTCTGCGCTTGCGGTGATGACCTATGAACCTTCAAAAATTCTTTTAAAGGATCAATCCGGATATATCAAGAAGATCTCCAAAAACTATTATCTGATCAAGAAGAATGACAGTATTCTTTCTTTAGCGAAGATGAGTGAACCTCAGAAAACTGACTTTTTCACAAAATATATCGCTAAACTGAAAGCGAAGGAAGAAAGAGAAGAGCAGGAGAGAAGACGGGCAGAAAGAAGCAAAGGTTTTGATGGTGGAGATTACAGTGCCAATTCTATATTTGCCAATAATGCCAATTCTTTTGAAGATTTCGGGGTTACCACGAAAGGCTTTTATTTCAGTAATACGGGAACGATTAGTAAAGGAACTTCTTCGTTTAAACAGATTTGGGGAGACAGGGCACTGTCTGACAACTGGCGTTATTCTAAAAAAATGGCCACTATTGAAGACATGAAAAATGAAGCTCTGGGAGTAACTTCTGCTCCTAACCCGAGACGTTTTGAAGCAACCTACTATATTGAGCAAATCCCTACTGATCAGGAAAAATTGGGGCAATTAAAGAAAGACAGGGATACCGCTTCTCTTGGCTTGGGCGTGATGTACCAGAACTATTTTACGAATACTCCTTTAGCCACAAAAACTTTATATGATCTTGTTGATGTAAAACCTGAGGAAAAAGTAATGCTTCAGGCTCTCTATGAAATATTTGCCATGAATTATCAGAAGAATCCGCAGGCGTCAGAAAGAGCGAAACAGATTCTTTTGGCGGATTATCCTTATACTTCTTATGCAGAATTTGCAAGAAATCCTAAAAATAACTCATTTGTAAAGTCTTCTGCAGATGTTGAAAATGAGTATAAAAAAGCATACGCTCTATATGAATCTGAGAAATTTGCTGATAGCCGGGATATTATAGACCAGACTATACAAAAGTATCCCAAAGATGCCCTAATCCCAAAATTTCAGCTATTAAATGCTTTTAATACAGGTAAAATGAGCGGAAAAGAAGTCATGATCCTACAGCTTGAACAAATAGCTTTAAATTATTCCAAAACACCGGAAGGTATAAAGGCTAAGGAAATGCTGAATTATCTGAAAAGTGAACTTTCTTTTCAGGCTACAGACAATAAGGGAAATACTCTTCCACAACAGCCGGGAGCCCCCGTACAGCCTGTACAGAATAAAAATAACGGTATTCCACAGAATCCACCCGGAAATGATCTGAACAGCCAGCTTCAGCAGTCTGTACAAAATATAGAGGTTGATCCTAAAAAATCAAACCAAAAATCAAAAAGGCCCAAGAATAGTATTCCTGATGGCCCTCCTGAGATGTCAAAATAAAAAAGAAAAGCGAAGATTAATCTTCGCTTTTCTTTTTCTTTACCCCATGGAAATCTTTGAGATAGAACGGTTCAAAATAGGCTATATCTTCAAAGTCTTTTTGATTTATCTTTTCGATGGTCTTTTTGATCAGGTATTGTGCGGAAGGATATAAATCATCTCTGAAATCTGCCTGAGGAAGATCCAGGATTTCTTTCGCTTTCTTTGCGCCGTCACCTACAAAAACCACTTTTTTATCTTTAAATTCTTCGAACGAAGTTTCATCTAAAATCTTCGCTTCGGTCCGGGACAATTCTTTTCCAGTATTGCCATCATAAACGCCCGTATAGACCTCCATCCTCCTTGCATCGATCAATGGCACTATATAATCATAGTTTTCACTTAAAAAAGGCTCTATCATGCTTTCTAACGAATTTACAGCTATCAGCGGAACTTTCAGTCCATAACAGAAACCTTTTGCTGAAGCTGCTCCAATTCTCAATCCGGTATAAGAACCCGGTCCTTTACCCAGCGAAACAGCCTCAATATCTTTCATGGTGAGCCCCGCACCCTCCAGTGCCCATTCTACATAAGTATGAAGGCTCTCAGACTGCTTATAGTTTTCCGAAACTTCTTCGCAGAGACATAAGAGATTTTCATCATCTGAAATAGCTACAGAACAGTTTTTGGAAGAGGTTTCCAGATATAGGATTTTCATTTCTTTAATTTTAAGCTAAAAGGTAAAATGGCAAAAGACAAAATTACCCTGAATATTCTGCAAATTTATGCCTTTATTTTGAGACTATTTTCTGTAAATGGTTCTCGGTTCACTCTGTGCACTTGGATAAATAGTCATATATGAAACCATAACATGTTTTGGAGCATTTACGCAGTAAGCAATGGCATCAGCAATATCTTCAGCTTTTAATGCTTCATATCCCGCATATACGGTAGACGCCCTTTCACTATCTCCTTTAAACCTTACCAGAGAAAAATCTGTTTCCACAGCTCCCGGCTGAATGTTGGTCACTTTGATCCCGAATTCTGTAAGCTCCAAACGCATTCCATCAGAAATTACATCAACTGCTTTTTTAGTTGCGCAGTATACCGTACCATTAGCATAGGTCTGTCTTGCTGCTACTGAACTAATGTTTACAATATGCCCTGTATTCCGCTCTTTCATGGAAGGAATAATCATTTTGGAAACATATAGAAGTCCTTTTACATTCCCATCGATCATGGAATCCCAATCCGCTGTATTTCCGGAAGAAAGAGGCTCTAAACCGTGAGCATTTCCAGCATTATTGATCAAAACATCAATAGCTTTCCATTCTTCAGGAAGCGAATTGATTGCTTTTTCAACTTCTTCCAGATTCCTTACATCAAATAATAAACTAAATATTTCGGTGTACTGGGAAAGTTCAGCTTTTACTGATTCTAAAACTTCATTTCTCCTGCCACAGATAATCATTCTGTTTCCCTGTTTTGCCAGTAGCTCGGCAGTTGATTTTCCTATTCCGGAGGTAGCTCCGGTGATGAGTATTGTTTTCATAATTTCTTTTTTAATGTAGCAATGTATCAGTTTATCAATGTAACAATGGCAGATCGTGGATTTGACTATTGTTACACTGGTACATTATCAGATTGTTAAATTATTATAATCAGTTGGCATCAAATGCTTCAAAAGCATCAGTTATATGTTCAATGGTCAGTTTCTTTTTTTTATCAGGAAGCACGGAAATAATATCAAATCTCACTTCATTACTCCTGTTAAATTCTTCAAGATAATGGTTAGCCGCTGTTACAATAGACTTAATTTTAGACTTTGTGACTGCTTCCTGAGGCAGCATAAAAGCATCAGTAGAACGGGCCTTTACTTCTACAATAATAATCAGGTCCTCTTTTTCAGCAATGATATCAATTTCAGCTTTTTGAAACCGAAAATTCCTGGTAATCACTTTGTAGCCGTTCTTCTGCAGATATTCAGCTGCAAGATCTTCTGCTATTTTACCGAAATCGTTGTGAGTTGCCATCTTTCAAGTTTGAGAGTAGAAGCGTTTATGGAAATTGTTCTTTTTTAAAACTCAATCTTAACTTTATCCTTAACCTGTAATTTCACATTTCCACCAATAATCAGAGGTCTGTTATCTTTAATATGTCCGTTTGGAAATCCGAAAACAACAGGAAATTTATATTTTGAAATTCTCTCTGAGATCAGTTTATAGGCAAATTCATCGAAGCTTTCTTCATAGCTTTTATTTTCTTTTTCATCACCCATATTGGTCATTCCACCAATAATTAATCCTTTTATTTTAGTGAAAACTCCGGCTAATTCCAGGCTCATGATCATTCGATCCAAGGCATAGAAATTCTCTCCTATATCTTCAATGAATAAAATTTTGTCCTTAAAGTCAAAAGAATATTTCGTTCCTAAAAGAGCATAGATTAAGGCTAAATTACCTCCAACCAGCTCTCCTTCAATATTCCCTGCTTTATTAAATTGATTTGATTTTAAAGCGTATTTAGGACTTTTTCCTTTTAAAATATCAAAGATCAGATCATAAGCTTTATCTGTCACTCCAAAGCTGGATGTTTTGATGGTCTGTCCGTGAATAGATGCGAAACCTTTTTTCAATAAATAGCTTTGTATAACAGTATTATCAGAATATCCTATGTACCATTTTGGATTTTCTGTAAAACTTTTCAGATTCAAATGCTGAATGAGATGCTGGCATCCGTAGCCTCCTCTGGAAGCCCAGATTGCAGAAATATCCTGATCGTTTAAAGCCCAGTTGATATCTTTTATTCTTTCCTGCTCTGTTCCTCCATAATTATACCCATTTGAAAACTTTGCATACAGATGCTCACCTAAAACAGGCTCAAAACCTCTGCTTTTAATCATTTCTATTCCTTTTTCAAGTTGGGTAGCATCTACAGCTCCGGCAGGGGAAATAACCGCTATTTTGGCTCCTTTTTTAAGGGCTTTTGGAAAGATTATCTTTTTCATTGTGTTTTTTGATACTTGATTTCTTTTTTTTCAGCTTCTTCTAAACGTCTGTCGAACTGATTGAATTTCTTAAAGCTCTGCAGAAATATAAAGAAACTGAAAACAATAAGAATCCCACCTACAATCCTTCTGATTTTGTTGGCGAGTTTCTGGGTAAGTTTATCGTGAAATTGTTTTGCTAAAAATATTTTGGCCAGGTCAATACACAGATAAGTGCCAATGACTATGCTTACATAAAGAATAAAACTGCTGGTATCAGGATATTGGTTTCTTACGGAAATCACCGTAACAAGCCAGAAAAGGATAACACCAACGTTCAAGAGATTGAAGAAAAAACCATTGAAAAACGTTTTAAAATAGTTCTGGCCAATGATTCTTTCTTCACCGGACATATGCATTTTGGTCTTGGTGACTATCATGACGATTCCGTACACAAATATAAGTATAGATGTGATCCTGTAAAATCCGGGATGTTTATCTATTAAAGTAACAATATCTGCACTTGCATAATAAGCAGCAACAATGCATAATATATCTGCCGTAATAACTCCGAGGTCCAGTGCCAGAGCGTGTCTTGGTCCTCTGGAAAAACTGGTTTCAATTAACAGGAAAAAAATAGGTCCTATAAAAACCAGGCTTAGCATAAATCCTAAGACAACGGCAGAAAGTACAAGTTCAAACATTCAATAGTATTTTAAATGAAAAAAATTTCATCCCTTTTATACAAAGTTATACTTTATGATTTAATTAATCAACAATCTTAAAGTCCAACTGTTTCTGAATAAGGTTTGCTTTTACTACTTTGATCTGAACTTCATTTCCTAACTGATACTTTTTACCGGTTTTATGGCCGTATACCGCATGGGTTTTGGCATCATAAGAATAGGAATCATCTACAAGGTCTCTTAATTTGATTAAACCTTCGGCGCCATTTTCAGGAATTTCTACCCAGAATCCGAATTCTGCAACGCCTGAGATTACTCCTGTAAAGGTTTCTCCAAGGTGTTTTTCCATAAACTTCACCTGCATAAACTTGATAGAATCTCTTTCTGCATCAGCAGCCAATCTTTCCATAGCACTGCAATGCTTTGCTTTGTCTTCAAGCTCCTGTTTGCTCGGAGATTTACCTCCATCAAGATAATGTTGTAAAAGACGGTGGGCAAGTAGGTCGGGATAACGACGGATAGGAGAGGTAAAGTGGCTGTAATATTCGAAACCTAAACCATAGTGACCGATAGGTTCTGTAGAATATACAGCTTTGCTCATACTCCTCATAGCCAGTGTTTCAATCATATTTTCTTCTCCTTTTCCTTTGACATCAGCAAGAAGTTTATTTAGAGATTCGGCAACCTTCTTAGTATTGTCAAGGTTCATTTTATAGCCGAAAGTGGAAACAAAATCCCTTAATGCTTCCAGCTTTGTAGGATTCGGATCATCGTGGACTCTGTAAATAAAGGTATTGTTTGAAACATTTCCTTTACTGTTCAATGAAACAAATTCGGATACTTTTTTATTGGCTAAAAGCATGAATTCTTCAATCAGGTGATTGGAATCCTTGCTAACTTTAAAGTACACTCCAATCGGCGAATTATTTTCATCCAGATTAAATCTTACTTCACTTCTGTCGAATGTAATGGCACCATTTCTTACACGCTCATCACGCATAATTTTGGCCAATTTATCTAAGGTATTGACTTCTTCTGCAAGATCTCCCTGACCCGTCTCTATACGTTCCTGAGCTTCTTCGTAAGTAAATCTTCTATCTGAGTGAATGACCGTTCTTCCGAACCACTGTTTCTGAATTTCTGCTTTATCATTCAGCTGAAAAACTGCGGAGAAAGTATATTTATCTTCATTGGGACGAAGTGAGCAAACATCATTACTCAAAACTTCGGGAAGCATAGGAACCACACGGTCTACAAGGTATACGGAAGTGGCTCTTTTGTAAGCTTCATCATCCAGTATAGTTCCCGGAACTACGTAATGAGATACATCTGCAATATGCACCCCGATTTCCCAGTTTCCGTTTTCTAATTTTCTTATGGAAAGTGCATCATCAAAATCTTTTGCATCTTTAGGGTCGATGGTGAATGTACAGATATCACGCATATCCCAACGTTTTGCAGCTTCTTCATCTGTAATTCTTCTGTCGATCTTATCAGCATCACGCTCTACTTCCTCTGGAAATTCATACGGAAGACCATATTCTGCAAGAATAGAGTGAATCTCTGTTTCATGTTCACCCGGAGCACCCAATACCTGGATAATTTCTCCCTGAGGATTTTTGTCTCCCGGTCTCCATTCTGTCATTTTTACAACTACTTTGTCCCCATTTTCAGCGCCTCCGAAATTGGCTCTTGAAATAAAAATATCAGTATTGATTGTTTTTTTATCACACACTACAAATCCAAAATCTTTGTGAGCCACAAGCTGAAATGTACCCACAAATTCAGTTCTTGCTCTTTCAAGAACCTCCAGCACGGAACCTTCAAGTTTCTTTCCTTTGAAGTGATATGTTATAATAAGAACTTTATCTCCTTGAAGGGCATCTTTCACATTTTTGGAATGAATAAAGATATCATCATCCACACCCTCTACATCAACATAAGCATTTCCAGACTGGTTGAAATCGATGATTCCGGTCAAAGTTCCTGCAATCTTAAGATTAACGATGTATTTTCCTTTTTCCACCTCTTTTATTTTCTCAGAACCCTGAAGTTTATGAAGGGCCTGGATGGCCAGTTCTCTCTGGCGGGGATTTTTATAATCTATTCCGTCTGCAATCTGTTTATAATTATAGATCTTGGACGAATTCGTATTCATGAAACGCAGGATCAGTCTTCCGATCTCTATGAGTTTCTGTTCGTTTTTATGGCTTATATATTTACCTTTTCTTGGCATTTTTTAATGTTATTTAATTGTTATTATTGTAATAATCTGTTTTTGAAATCTCCGTATTAGGAGACATTTGAATAAAATCACTTTCAGGAATTATTACTTCTTTATTGGTTATTGTTTTATATTTCTTTTATAATCCAAAGCATCAATTTTCCTTCCAAATACTTTTTAATGGAAACTTTAGCTTGTATAAAATTACTATAAATCTGGAGAAGAGGGGAGAAACCTTTGAATAAATATCTCTTAAAATATTTCAGGTTGTGTATGGAAATAATAGACTGGTAAGTTCTATTGATTACTGCAAAGATATAAAATAAAAAATAAATAAGGCCTGTAATTTGATTTACAAGCCTTTATATTTTAACAAACAGCAATTTTATCTACTCTGTTCTGGTGTCTTCCACCTTCGAAATCTGTAGATAGAAATTTATCGGCAATTTCCATAGCCACTTCCTTAGAAATAAATCTCGCAGGCATGGAAATCATATTAGCATCATTATGCTGTCTGGCAAGTACAGCAATCTCGGGCATCCAGCAAAGAGCACATCTTATCTTCTGATGTTTGTTTGCTGTGATCTGTACACCGTTTCCACTTCCGCAGATCAAAATTCCCAATTCATTCTCACCATTTTCCACAGAGGTTGCGGCAGGATGTACAAAGTCCGGATAATCCACACTGTCTGTGGAGAACGTTCCAAAATCCTGAACTTCAAATCGTTCTGAAAGAAAGTTCTTAACAATCTCTTTGTATTCATAGCCTGCATGGTCTGCAGCAATAGCTATTTTTCTTTTCATAATACCTGTATTAAGTCTTTTTAGATTTTATTTCATGACAAAGGTAAGAATAATAACAAAGTCTGTTAGTTAATCGGGAGTAATTTGTGAAAAGGTCTGTTAATAAGTGTGGAAAACTTTTGTCAACTTTCTGTTTTTAAAGAAGAATTTATTTCGTAATGGGAAATGTATTCGGAAATTTTA
The Chryseobacterium sp. W4I1 DNA segment above includes these coding regions:
- the rnr gene encoding ribonuclease R, which produces MPRKGKYISHKNEQKLIEIGRLILRFMNTNSSKIYNYKQIADGIDYKNPRQRELAIQALHKLQGSEKIKEVEKGKYIVNLKIAGTLTGIIDFNQSGNAYVDVEGVDDDIFIHSKNVKDALQGDKVLIITYHFKGKKLEGSVLEVLERARTEFVGTFQLVAHKDFGFVVCDKKTINTDIFISRANFGGAENGDKVVVKMTEWRPGDKNPQGEIIQVLGAPGEHETEIHSILAEYGLPYEFPEEVERDADKIDRRITDEEAAKRWDMRDICTFTIDPKDAKDFDDALSIRKLENGNWEIGVHIADVSHYVVPGTILDDEAYKRATSVYLVDRVVPMLPEVLSNDVCSLRPNEDKYTFSAVFQLNDKAEIQKQWFGRTVIHSDRRFTYEEAQERIETGQGDLAEEVNTLDKLAKIMRDERVRNGAITFDRSEVRFNLDENNSPIGVYFKVSKDSNHLIEEFMLLANKKVSEFVSLNSKGNVSNNTFIYRVHDDPNPTKLEALRDFVSTFGYKMNLDNTKKVAESLNKLLADVKGKGEENMIETLAMRSMSKAVYSTEPIGHYGLGFEYYSHFTSPIRRYPDLLAHRLLQHYLDGGKSPSKQELEDKAKHCSAMERLAADAERDSIKFMQVKFMEKHLGETFTGVISGVAEFGFWVEIPENGAEGLIKLRDLVDDSYSYDAKTHAVYGHKTGKKYQLGNEVQIKVVKANLIQKQLDFKIVD
- the rpiB gene encoding ribose 5-phosphate isomerase B, with the translated sequence MKRKIAIAADHAGYEYKEIVKNFLSERFEVQDFGTFSTDSVDYPDFVHPAATSVENGENELGILICGSGNGVQITANKHQKIRCALCWMPEIAVLARQHNDANMISMPARFISKEVAMEIADKFLSTDFEGGRHQNRVDKIAVC
- a CDS encoding LysE family translocator translates to MFELVLSAVVLGFMLSLVFIGPIFFLLIETSFSRGPRHALALDLGVITADILCIVAAYYASADIVTLIDKHPGFYRITSILIFVYGIVMIVTKTKMHMSGEERIIGQNYFKTFFNGFFFNLLNVGVILFWLVTVISVRNQYPDTSSFILYVSIVIGTYLCIDLAKIFLAKQFHDKLTQKLANKIRRIVGGILIVFSFFIFLQSFKKFNQFDRRLEEAEKKEIKYQKTQ
- a CDS encoding LD-carboxypeptidase; translation: MKKIIFPKALKKGAKIAVISPAGAVDATQLEKGIEMIKSRGFEPVLGEHLYAKFSNGYNYGGTEQERIKDINWALNDQDISAIWASRGGYGCQHLIQHLNLKSFTENPKWYIGYSDNTVIQSYLLKKGFASIHGQTIKTSSFGVTDKAYDLIFDILKGKSPKYALKSNQFNKAGNIEGELVGGNLALIYALLGTKYSFDFKDKILFIEDIGENFYALDRMIMSLELAGVFTKIKGLIIGGMTNMGDEKENKSYEESFDEFAYKLISERISKYKFPVVFGFPNGHIKDNRPLIIGGNVKLQVKDKVKIEF